In the Diospyros lotus cultivar Yz01 chromosome 13, ASM1463336v1, whole genome shotgun sequence genome, agttaataccttcatcaacaacattaatatattcttcgtaaattgatgcatatccatttgaaatgaatgagccaactccatctaacaaaattataaatataaaaaataaattaatatgaagagagatgaggtagagagcgagaggcaacgagggtgagagagattgagagcgagcgagagcaagagagatgcagagagtaAGGGCGATTGGTGAGCTCGcgcggaggagcaagagaaatgagacAAAAATgatgagagagattgagggcaagcgagagcacAAGCCAAGCcctagcaagagcaagagacatgcagagagcaagggcgagagTGGGCGGACGAgcaagaggcagcgagggtgagagcgaggttgagagagaaaggagaagagaaggggagaagggtttgcaagcaaggcaattgggctggggTGGGTTGGGCTCAGGTGGACgaggttgtatataatatatattatatatattatacatattatattatatatataatattatatatatatattcggttcggttcgattacccaccattcggttcggtttcggtttaggttttggtttgattttagtgaaaaccataaccaggGCCGGCCCTGAGATTATAGGGGCcctaagctaaattttttatctgGCCCTCTAtgactatatttaaaaataaaattaatataaataaaaaattattatataaaattcacaatatttcactttaaatttaccTTTTTAGtagttttagatgaaaaatcaataattaaacaattataattaattttttccaatatatgtttttcaatagacaTAACGTCAATCTATTAGTGTAGATTCACTAATAAGAGAGAGatcacaaatattaaaatataaacacaaaattaattggtAATTTAAgggctaataaaaaaaatcaaaagacatAACTGATAAATCACACAACAGGATGATGAGGACGAAAATGGAATCACTAAAAAGAATGCATAATTATGAAATCAATTGGATTGAGGACCTACGCCTGTGCAAATTGATGGCAGATGCAGTGATAAtggatggataaaaaattgagaaggagTGAAACTTAGAAAGACGATAGAGTAGCGACCACAGCCAAATGCATGGAAATAGTTGTGATACAATCATATaagggagagattgagattaattaaaaatgcatgGAATAGTTGTAAAGGAATGGGTACTACTACCAGGCGCATAGAAatgaaattgattattaataaaggaatgtgagaaattgagattaattaaaaattatattgatactcatgggattaattattgataaaagaaatgtgagagattgagattaattaaaaatttacaatggtTTAAAATAGGCATGGCCGCTAacgtcttttttatttttaaatttattatctttaattaattttattttgttaattaatttaaaatttgaaaattaaaatagacatgGCCCCTTGTTGGCTGAAAATGGGCATGGGCCCTAGGCTGCTGCCTAAGCAGCTTATGCCCAGGGCTGGTCCTGACCATAATCAAActatacccattgaaacagtgttcgatttttctCCGAACCAAATTATTATCCAGTCAAATAGTTTTTAACCGCATTGACCGATTTAATTTCGATTTGATTTCCCATAATTTCAATTGTAATGGTCATCTTTAAAtgcagaagagaagagaagccctctaaattcttaaattaaataatataaaagacataaagaaagaaacaaggtATTCTCTGGCTGGCATAAGCTTCCCTCTCATTTTTAACCAAATTAGACCGTATGAATGATTGTAGGAGGGGGTGACGTGGCGAAAGGTGGCTGGACGGAGTTGGGCGGTGGCGGCGGGTCGGCTGTGGcgaatattttataataataatttgatggGCTGATAGCTGGTGGCTGATGGCCGACGGTGTGGTCGGTTTCCAATGAAGTGACCTGTCCTCCAAATACCTCTGAATCGTGCGTCGCCCTATTTCCTTGGTTATGACAAGTGTCATCTCCTGAACCgcaatcatttttttaaaaaaaaaaaatcttaatttttattttaaaaacaaaatttaaattacattttcttaACGATGGGCGGTGATAGGTCACCatgaagtttaattaaataataacatcccttaatttttaaaactttaacaatattgtttaattttattattactatttaatcttatcattaattttatccattaatatttaattgagAGTAAGAGGTTAGCAACAAACATATGATAATACACCTACCTACACTTACACTTGAGCCCCCTCACAATCATATGTGGGTTATGACATAAAAAAAGGTTccacttttaataataataataataataggaaaTGGGGCGGCAACTCAAGACAAGAGTCAAGACCACACCataaatagaatagaatagccgtttgctctctctcactcactcatCACTCCCCCCACATcgttctcttcttcttcttcttcactccCGCCCGCCAAGAGAATTAATTCACTATCCATATCCCTTAATTTCCATGGCCAAGGACGTTGAAGTCGGCGAGCATGGCGGTGCCTTCTCTGCCAAGGACTACCAGGACCCGCCCCCGGCCCCTCTCATCGACCCCGAGGAGCTGACCCAGTGGTCCTTCTACAGGGCCATCATCGCCGAGTTCATTGCCACCCTCCTCTTCCTCTACATCACCGTCCTGACCGTCATCGGCTACAAGAGCCAGACCAACCCCGCCGAGGCCAATGACCCCTGCGGAGGCGTCGGCATCCTCGGCATCGCCTGGGCCTTCGGCGGCATGATCTTCATCCTCGTCTACTGCACTGCCGGCATCTCCGGCGGCCACATTAACCCAGCAGTGACATTCGGGCTGTTCCTGGCGAGGAAGGTGTCGCTGGTCCGAGCCATCATGTACATGGTGGCTCAGTGCCTGGGAGCCGTCTGCGGCTGTGGGCTGGTGAAGGCGTTCCAGAAGGCTTACTACGTCAGGTACGGCGGGGGCGCCAACGAGCTCGCCCCCGGCTACAGCACCGGCACCGGACTCGGAGCTGAGATCATCGGCACCTTCGTCCTCGTCTACACCGTCTTCTCAGCCACCGATCCCAAGCGAAACGCCAGAGATTCCCATGTCCCTGTAAGTAGTGCCATTTGGCATTTGCCTTCTCAAAACCAACAGATTCATCAAGATTTTGACGTAGAATTGGAAAATCAGCTTTGATAGAATTGGACCGAATCGAATTGGATGAAATTCTCTGCGTGAATAGTGATTAAAATGTTAATGGTTTCGATGGCAGGTTTTGGCACCACTCCCCATTGGATTCGCAGTGTTCATGGTCCACTTGGCCACAATCCCGATCACCGGCACCGGCATCAACCCGGCCAGAAGCTTCGGAGCCGCTGTGATCTATGGCAAAGACAAGGCCTGGGATGACCAGGTATATATGCTAAATTAATACGCGCTCCTTAGCTTTATGATCAATCTCAATAGGACATATATACGCATGTTAAATTTGAATGCGATGGTATGGTTGCAGTGGATCTTCTGGGTTGGGCCTTTCATCGGCGCAGCTGTCGCCGCCTTCTACCACCAGTACATCCTCCGAGCTGGGGCGGTGAAAGCTCTGGGATCCTTCAGGAGCACCGCCTGATCGCATGCGTTTGTTGAAGCTGAAGAACTGGGAACTTGGTAATCTTGAGGTTAAGAGGGGGAATTAATTGGGGCCATGGAtggggaaagaaagaaagagaagctGTAAATAAGAAGTGCTGGGGCACTGGTTTTTGTCTTGCCGGTGCCGCCATTGTTATCATTTTCTTGCTCTGGATTCCGTCTTACCTTTCTCTTTTGTCTGTTTGTTTGCTCTGCTGCTGTGCTGTGGGCTCGTGGGTcatgttgttgttagcattttaatattaatatattaccAGCAAGTGCTTTTGTGTTTGTTTACTTACTTTCTCTTTAATTTGTGTGTCCTCCCCATTTCACGGCTACAATTTACATCCAATGTATCGAATTGATGTggtaaattataataattatttaataataaataaataaaattaacaagaGAACAATTCAATGAAAATTTACTTACAAGAGAACTGAGAATAGAGTATGATATCTTAAGTTTTCTAAAACCTAAAAGAAGGATAAAATCTTCACTAAATATATGTCTTTATCTTTGCATTTCTCAGCcttttaaattaatagaaatgacTAGAAACCAGACCACCCTAGAAATCTCAGCCTGGTGCCAGGCCCAATCTGGTCTAACCCCACCCAATTTGAGCCCAAACACACTACTTATTTAGGCCTTTGAGCCCAATACAATTGACATCCCAAGCCAGTTGACCTATCCTGACTTAGACTAGGCCTAAGCCTAGAAACCACAGAAAAACATAGATGCGACTTTGTTAAGCtagtgtttattaaaataaataagttaaatttgtatgaagataagttttgaatattttttgaacctagaaatgaaatgattaaaataagattgaaaaatattttaagatttttataataCACTGAAGGATATAtacgtcattttttcttatatgtaaagtttaaaatatgCTTATTTGAAGGAGGGAGATaagcatatttaaaaaattatagataaaaagtcacataatttctttttcaaagattgacatataaatttaacaaacatattaaaaataataaaagtttgaaatgattttattattttatcttttttaatctatattttagttaacaaatactatctaaATAAGTTTTTCGCACTCAAATatgttgattaaaaaataagttttttgcACTCAAATACTATTAAGTGACTTCCTTTTTAAGGattatcatataaatttaacaaatatattgaaaataataaaaaaataaaataatttcttttatcttatctttttcaatctatattttaattaataaatactatttaaataaGTTTCTCTCAGTCAAATATGTTGCCCCTTTTAATCTAATCAGTGTAGCTCTATcattaattcattattatacATCCGTGGACCCTGGATTTGCTCGCAGCTGGAGTCTGTAGACAATGAGGAGGGCGGTGTTGAAGATTTTAGTGCATTTTGCCCGACAATATCACTAATGAATGGACTTAAATTTGTATGATTTATAATACGAATCTCTTCGTTCAGCTCTAGCAAAAATAAATCGTCTCCCTGTGAGACCCTTGACAGCTACttttgcttctctctctctctctctctcttacattTCACATGTTTTTGAGTGGACTCCGCTGACCAAGAAGATCACTACTTGTGTGAGGAGGCAGCAGCCTGCAGGGTTGTGTTTTATCTTCTGTCACGTACCATATTCTTCTCTTGCTCTCTTAATTTGTCTTGTTTCTTAAGACAACGATTTCACTTTTTTGCCTTCCAATTCCCTTTATATAAAAGGAATAGTCAAATAGGGGCAAACTTGTAAGTGAACCCTCTGCCCAAGTGTTCTTTCTATTAGGAACTTCATGCTGCGTTTCAAGTGTTAAAAAATCTGGTCTCCTCTTTCTATTTAATCCTCACATCACATCTGGCAACTggtaattaattacataaaacatCATTTACACGTTTCTATTCAAGAGGATCCACCCTGATCCAGATGAAGCTGAAGTTTGTTGTCCAATTTGGAAAATCTCTGTTTCAGGCCTAAAATATCTCGGAAAATCTTCAAGTAGACCAAAAATCCAAGTTTAAATTGCATGCCTATCGCTGGAGCTAGAAACAGGGCACATGCTGGATGAGTCAGCCACCCTCAACTACTGGGCTCCATCAAATCATCTCGAATCTTCCAGCCTCCCCTTATATTCCGACAATAGAACACAACATATTACTTGAGGATCAACCAGGTTCAAGTCTAgtacttgataaaaaaaatatttaatacccATTTATTACATTGGCTCATGAGTTTTAAGAGTGAAGAATTACTGAATTAGTCATGTTACTTCAACAACTACTGGTAAGtgttttttttcattcaaacaTCTTAAACAGTTACTGTCTGTCTATGCatgtttgatgatttgatttCTCACTAGCAATATCGCATTCAACACCATGGGCAGAGGATGTCCCTTCCATTCCTCATTCATTGAACTTTCCAATTGGGTATCCCCATTTAAGTTGTCCCCCTTCAAATTTGGCACATGGGCCTCTTGCCTCCCTCTAGCATCCAATCAAAAGGAGATTCAATTTTGTGCAAGATTTGGAAGGACCCCAATTGTTTATGTTTGACTGAAAGAGGACAGAAGAGGAACTGTGGATCATTAGAAGTTATTAATTGACCAAAGCAAGCAAGCATGTGAAGCAGCATGCTGGTGACGATGAGGGTTTAGGATTTCTAGGACTGGCCCATTTCATTTGTTTATGGCACCAGTAAACTGCTCTGCACCAATATTCAATTGTCAGCCTCCTATATACGGCGCGCGAGATGTGCTTTGCATTGTTTAGTCACGTTTTGGCTATTAttgctttcttttcctttcatgGTTGCTCtcatttatttctctctctctctctctctctctctcagagttTTAGCCTTTGAAATGACAATCTTTCTCGGATCCCCAGAAGgggtagcagcagcagcagcagcagcagcatttGGTTTATTCCGAGGGGCAACCTGGGTTCGGTTGAGCAGGGAAGAAAGCATACCTACATATTAATCATATCCGTACCTCAAGCAAAATATGCATTGTAATTATAatactatattattatattaacgTAATCtttgtgtatttttattaaattttaaaataccctttataATGTAAATCTAATTTAAAGAGTTAATTTGAtagaattattaaataattatgatgttGTCGAGAATCTACATTAATAAAGTTATTGTTCTCTATGCACGGTTAAATCATAGAATGttgcaatttttaaaaagacaCTTTGATGTCTAAGTTAAGAGTTTTATGTGAGTGAATAATTGGTTAAATCAAGTTGCTTGA is a window encoding:
- the LOC127788801 gene encoding aquaporin PIP2-4-like, translating into MTSKMTVESSVSDEELNSRLLSLTHSSLPPHRSLLLLLHSRPPRELIHYPYPLISMAKDVEVGEHGGAFSAKDYQDPPPAPLIDPEELTQWSFYRAIIAEFIATLLFLYITVLTVIGYKSQTNPAEANDPCGGVGILGIAWAFGGMIFILVYCTAGISGGHINPAVTFGLFLARKVSLVRAIMYMVAQCLGAVCGCGLVKAFQKAYYVRYGGGANELAPGYSTGTGLGAEIIGTFVLVYTVFSATDPKRNARDSHVPVLAPLPIGFAVFMVHLATIPITGTGINPARSFGAAVIYGKDKAWDDQWIFWVGPFIGAAVAAFYHQYILRAGAVKALGSFRSTA